The DNA segment TCTCATCTACACAGGGATAACCCGTGCCAAGGAATTGGTCGTCCTTATCGGCACCAAAAAGGCCATGGCCATTGCCATTAGAAATGACAAGCCGCAAAGACGCTTGACACGCCTTGCTTTCCGGCTTTTGTAGGTCGTGAGTAATCTAATAGTGGAGTGGACGCATTATGATTTGCGTCCTCAGGAGTCCAGGCGGGGAATAGGGATTTTGAAAAACTTGATCCCTTCTTTTTCCAGCGTCTCCTCTTCAGCCTTGGAACTGGTTCCCCTTATGTTTCGCTTCTCCGAAACATCGTAATGCATCTTCAGAGCTTCTCGCGCAAAATCGGAACCTACATCTTCGAAGTTTTTCTCCAGAAAGTGTGTGATCTCTTCAGTGCTCGGTACCTTTTTGGGAATATCGGTCCCTGTCGATTTTTCAGGCAGAGAAGAACTTGTCTTTATGGTAAACGTGGAGGGTACAACTTCTATTGACGTGTCGTTACACATAGGGCAGGCGATAAGGTTTTTTTGCTTTTGATCTTCAAAGGCCTTTTGATCTTCAAACCATCCTTCAAAGGTATGGCCGCCTGCACATACTAAATCGTACGCAATCATGTCAAATAAGCTCTTGTTTCGAAAGTTCTCCAAGTTAAGTAGTTTGCATCCGGAAATGGCCCTGTTCTCCGCCTCCGGCGTATCAATCTGTGGGATCGCTTGTGCGATCCGCCTAGGCGGACCTCCGCGTCCCGCTGCAAGCGGGAATTTCCTTGACCTTGTCCGCCTCCGGCGGACTCATTTCTGAATTGGAAACTGACGCTAGTGCCCAGTGTCTTAAGATCCGTTTCTGGATGGAAACTAAGTATGATCCCGAATCTGGTATGGGCCTCAAATTTTCGTTTTTAGATTTTTAGATGTTAAATAACTATATAACATAACATCTTATGCTCTTCATTTCAAAGAAATTATTGACATTCCACCAAATATTCAATACTAAAATGAACAGGTTCGGAACAAGCCGGACTCGGTGAATCTGTCATTTCGACCCTGCTATTAGCGGGAACAAATCTTATGTTTTTAACACTAAATTTACTGGAGTCTTCGCGGTAGCTTTTCGAGCAAAGGGGGGAATGGTAAATTATGAAGTCTGTGCTCCTATTCTTGGTTTGCTTTTTTCTTGGCGTTACAGTCGTCTATGGGGAAACCATGTATGTGAAAGATGTCTTTGAGGTAATGGTTCGAACTGGCCCGGATCGTTCGCATAAGATCATTGCCATGCCCAAGTCGGGTACTCCAATAGAAATACTGGAGGCGCTCGATATTGAAGACGAGAGCGAATGGGTCAAGGTCAGACTGCCCAATGAGAAGGAAGGGTGGATGTTGGCTCAGTTTCTGGTTCCGGGGCCGCCCAAACATGAGGTTATTACCCGACTCCAAGGACAAAACCAGGCCCTGAGTCTTAAGGCAAAGTCCCTTGCTGAAGAAAATGACCGGCTCAGGAAGGAGCGCAAGGAACTGGAAAGGGCGTTGTCAAAGCAAACACAGACGGCAAATTCCATAACAGAGTCCTTTGAAACCTTAAAGAGTGAATCCAAGGAATTCATGGCTCTAAAAGCTTCCTATGAAAAGGCGAGCAAGGAACTGGGGACAAAAACGAAGCAGGTGGCAGAACTTGAAAACGAGGTGGATGATCTCCGTAACAGTCAGACGCTTCGCTGGTTTATTGCTGGTGGAAGCGTCATTATTGTGGGCTTCATCATAGGCTATGCGTCTCGACGTCCGAAGCGGCGTTCTTCTTTGCTGTAAAGAACTAACCATGCGGCACGATGTTGATTTTTTGATCATTGGAAGCGGAATTGGGGGTCTGTCTTTTGCCCTGAAGGTGGCAGAGTACGGCCAAGTGGCTGTTGTCACGAAGAAAGAGGCAATGGATACAAGCACCAACTATGCCCAGGGGGGGATCGCCTCTGTTTTCGGCCAATACGACTCCTTTGACCTTCACGTGCAAGACACCTTGAGGGCCGGAGACGGGCTTTGCAGAGCCGATGTTGTTGAGATGGTTGTGAGAAGCGGGCCGGAAATCGTTGGGCAACTCATGGACTGGGGGGTTAGTTTCACCCAAGATAGTACCGGCAACCTGGAACTTGATCTGGGACTTGAGGGGGGGCATTGCCAGAAAAGGATCGTCCACGCGGGGGATTTTACGGGTCACATCATTGAACAGGCTCTGGTGGATCGCGTTCGAAACCAAGACCGCATTGGTTTTTTTGAGGATCACATTGCCGTGGATCTCATCACCTATTCCACGAGGATGAAACGGGGGACTGTCACTGCGGCCCATGAGGATGTGTGCTGCGGCGCCTATGTGCTGGATACCAAAACCAATGAGGTTCACACCTTTCATGCCAAGATAACGGTTCTGGCCACCGGCGGGGCCGGCAAGGTATATCTGTTTACCAGTAATCCTGACATAGCCACAGGTGACGGAATCGCCATGGCATACCGGGCAGGAGCGCTCGTTGCCAACCTGGAATTCGTCCAATTTCATCCCACGTGTCTTTATCATCCTGAGGCCAAGAATTTTCTCA comes from the Deltaproteobacteria bacterium genome and includes:
- a CDS encoding DUF1178 family protein translates to MIAYDLVCAGGHTFEGWFEDQKAFEDQKQKNLIACPMCNDTSIEVVPSTFTIKTSSSLPEKSTGTDIPKKVPSTEEITHFLEKNFEDVGSDFAREALKMHYDVSEKRNIRGTSSKAEEETLEKEGIKFFKIPIPRLDS
- a CDS encoding TIGR04211 family SH3 domain-containing protein; this encodes MKSVLLFLVCFFLGVTVVYGETMYVKDVFEVMVRTGPDRSHKIIAMPKSGTPIEILEALDIEDESEWVKVRLPNEKEGWMLAQFLVPGPPKHEVITRLQGQNQALSLKAKSLAEENDRLRKERKELERALSKQTQTANSITESFETLKSESKEFMALKASYEKASKELGTKTKQVAELENEVDDLRNSQTLRWFIAGGSVIIVGFIIGYASRRPKRRSSLL